The genomic interval TGACTTAGATATATATTAAGAGATCTTAGATGAGGCGATAGATGTGATTGTCTCACTGTTGTTGCTAACTTAAAACGTTGTTAGTAACCCCGAGGGCACAGTGTGATACTAAAAAGTAGGATGAGCTTGATTCGAATCTCTTACAGATATATGATACGTTACTCCTacctttaaaattaattaatttaaagaatTTGATATctggattttaaaaaataataataaataaataaaacgtcGTTGCCAAAAATTGAGGGGAGGTGAGGAAAATTAATGCCCGCATGTTGTTTACCAGGAAGGAAGTAAACAAAAACAAATATATTGGCCACTAGCCTTTCATGGAACGAGTACTAAGAGCCAAAACGCAAGCAAGTTGACTTGGTTAAAGTATGCAATGTAATTTTCAAAGTCAACTCAGATattatttattctttttaaaaaataataataatatcagtttatTGTTTTCTAAATAAGTATACCTATTGAGGAacatttttatattgactttttaatatttatattccatttttttatatttttatttcacaatataaaatataaaataacatttaaaaaataaacacacAATATTCGGTCAAAAGTTCGCCGTGTTGGATCGCGAGTTGCCGTGGTGGTGGGGTCGCCGGCCAAATGACATCATTCCTTCCGTCACTATGTTGTCGCCGTCCTCCGCCTGGAGAAGTGACGGCGGAGCCACCTCGTCGTCGTCCTCTGGATTCATCGCCCGTAGCATCTTCTTGGCTATCTTCTGCCGCATGCCGCCGCCGCCTCCTACGCTGTCCTCTGCCACCCGCATCAGCTCCAACTCGGCCCCTGTTTCCCTCGCCAGACGTCGGAACCGGAGGATGTTTTTGCTCATACCGTAGAGCCCCGCCACGCAGTACTCCTGGAGTGCTTCTCGTGACGGAGATCGCATCAGTGCCGCCATCGCCGCCACCGCCCCGCCATCCATCAGAGCTGGCCGCCCCTCTTTGTTGCCCGCTAGGTTGCATATCACCATCATCGCTAGCCTTTCCAGAGACGGACGCGGCGACGGCGGCGCCTCCTCTTTCTTCGACGCCACCGAGAGCAACGCTCGCACCGCCCCCGGAGCTCGCGCGATCTTTGAGCAATTATCGCCGACGAGAGAAAGGTAGTGCAGCGCCGTCCCCGCGTCTCGCCGGCCGTCGTTACCGCGGGCGTTGGGCTTGTAAAAGTAGTGGAGCAGCGGTGGGATGGCTCCGAGTACGCCGATCGTCGGGCGGTTCTTCTCCTCAAGGGTGAGGCTGAAGAGGGCGGCAGCGGCGTGGTCGCGTGCTTCCGCGTCTCCGTCCTTGAGCACCTCCACGATCGGCGACACCACGCCCGAAGTCGCGATCAAAATCTTATTCGCCGGCTCCACGGACAGGTTCAGCAATGCGACCGTGGCGTTGATCTGTACGGCAGCCCTCTGGGAGAGGAGCATAGGGCGAAGGGCGGCAAGGATGTGCGGCGTGCAGAGTCTGATCCGGTGGTCCCCGCTCTCCCTCGTGGCTCGCCGGAGCGACACCAAAGCAACTTCGTGCTCGGAGACCTCCGTTCCTGTCAAATAGATCTctatcatctccaccggaacgtCGATCTCGTAGGCCAGAGGCGGGGGAATATCAGTGGCCGGCGAGTTCATGACAACTTGGGATGGCGACGGAGAAAATTTGTCGGAGTCTTCCTCGAAGAAAGTCCCATTGGAGGAACTGGAGGACGCGGACGAGCTCGAATGGCGATGGGAATGCTGCTTCCTCCTGCGAACAGAGTGGGGAGCAGGAGCACTGGGACTCGCCGCGGCCGCCTCCAATTTCTGCTCCGAGCTAGTCGATTTCGAGAGAAAGCTTCCATCTTTGTCATCGGAGAACACTGAAGAAGGCTGCGGAAGCTCCCTTTCCTGCCAGTATCCGCCGTAATCCGCCGCCGATGATCTGAAACCCTTTCCCctgccttcttcctcttcttcttcctcctcctccaagGAGAACTCGGCGAATCTGCTCAACACATCGTCTCTTCGGATCCACCTCCCATCCGCAGAATAAGcacgagaaggaggaggaggaggcgagtGTGCCATGAGTCGGCGGACGAGGATGACGGCGGCGTCATAGGGAAGGGGGAGAGGAGGGCGGAAACCGGAGCGGTGGCACCATTGGCGGATTGTGAGCTTGAGGGCGCCGTTCGGGGTGAAATCGGAGAGGGGAAACAGAGGGAGTCCGAGGCCGGGAACGGCGTATCCGAGGTCAGCGCAGGCCTGGATGCAGCTGCGCTCGAAGGTGTGGCCGGAAGGATGGACGACAACGGGGTCGCCCATTAGGGAGCGAGAGATGGGGCAGAGGTACTCTGCCGGCATATCAGGACTCAGAGGCGCCATGGAGGCGGTGTTCGGAGACGACCGAGAAGGACAGTGGCGGCGGCCGCCGTCGTTGGTCTACGGTACCAGCGTCGTCTTAGACTCGTAGCTCAGCTCTTATCTTTCTCAGGCCGACTACTTCGACACTTCAACGTAAACGTAAACTTCAATTTACTgcacatattttttatttttctaaacatACACCCAATCGTTTCaatgtaacaaaaaaaaaaaattataataaatcaatattcATCTTTTTTTTCCTATTAAATTAAAGGTAGTTTCGATAACTTACGAACCATTCAAAGTCTAAGGGCTTCCTTCAATAGTTTAGTCATTTTCCCACTTTTAAAAATACTCTATTTATTTGTACTCATACTCTAATTGTTGAAAtttacttattattatttttattatgacCTTGGTCCTTTTATTGTTGAATTGTTCATATCAAGTAACTAATGATCCTTTTTTTATAATAATGATATTTGATCATGTCTTAAAATCGATAAGATGAATATTGGAGATGCAATACTTCCTCTGACCTCCTACGGACTTCACTCCGGCTTGCAACACAAGTGGcgagtgccgagccagggaaggggttcccggcgatggtcctccgatgctcaagtcagtctccagcGAATAATAAGAAACAAAAAGCAGAGCAACAAGAAAATTGTAGCGCAACAGTAagatatcgcatacctccgctgaTGCTTAGACCCTCCCTTTATATAGAACTATGATAGCgagcgtgcacgcttcccaaggcaatcacacatctcaaagctttccttgaagagacatgtcagtaaagtaTATCTGACACAGTACTCTAACggaccgagcatatctctgaagtgacagtggaagcttccgccgtacgatcatCTGTTTGACAATGTCGCTTGTCAACGgaactagctcccaaaaggatgtcaaaagataGTCTGCTGTGTCTGTTGATTGGTCAAGCggaatagccgctcggccggaagtccACTATCCACGTGCTGTCTGttgtcgggccg from Zingiber officinale cultivar Zhangliang chromosome 6B, Zo_v1.1, whole genome shotgun sequence carries:
- the LOC121990710 gene encoding U-box domain-containing protein 41-like, translating into MAPLSPDMPAEYLCPISRSLMGDPVVVHPSGHTFERSCIQACADLGYAVPGLGLPLFPLSDFTPNGALKLTIRQWCHRSGFRPPLPLPYDAAVILVRRLMAHSPPPPPSRAYSADGRWIRRDDVLSRFAEFSLEEEEEEEEEGRGKGFRSSAADYGGYWQERELPQPSSVFSDDKDGSFLSKSTSSEQKLEAAAASPSAPAPHSVRRRKQHSHRHSSSSASSSSSNGTFFEEDSDKFSPSPSQVVMNSPATDIPPPLAYEIDVPVEMIEIYLTGTEVSEHEVALVSLRRATRESGDHRIRLCTPHILAALRPMLLSQRAAVQINATVALLNLSVEPANKILIATSGVVSPIVEVLKDGDAEARDHAAAALFSLTLEEKNRPTIGVLGAIPPLLHYFYKPNARGNDGRRDAGTALHYLSLVGDNCSKIARAPGAVRALLSVASKKEEAPPSPRPSLERLAMMVICNLAGNKEGRPALMDGGAVAAMAALMRSPSREALQEYCVAGLYGMSKNILRFRRLARETGAELELMRVAEDSVGGGGGMRQKIAKKMLRAMNPEDDDEVAPPSLLQAEDGDNIVTEGMMSFGRRPHHHGNSRSNTANF